Below is a genomic region from Deltaproteobacteria bacterium.
CGACCGTCTCCGCGAGGGCGGCGACATACTTCGGGTGTTCCGGGTAGGAGCGGATCTCCGTCAACGGGCAGGAGCACCCCGCCCACTTCATCCAGCGGCGCAGGTCGGAAAAACTCGATCCCGTGGTGGCGGAGCAGAAGTGCGGGTAGAGGGGGAGGGCGATCGCCCGGGCCACGCTGTCCTCCTTCATCTCGAGGGCCGCGTGTTTCGCGAGGGGGTACCAGTACCGCATCCCCGTGTACACCTTGAAGCGCCCCCCCGTCGCGCGCAGCGCTTCCTCCAGGGCGAACCGCTGGCGCTCCGTGATCGCGGCGATGGGCGACCCACCGCCGATCTCCTCGTAATACCGACGGACCTTCCGGGCGCGAAGCCCGGACACGATCCAGGCGAAGAGCGGCTGCGTGATCGGGGCCGCGGGGAGCCGGATCAACTCCTTGTCGGAGAAGAGCCTCGCGAGGAACGGGCGGACGGCGTTCAGGGAGTCGGGCCCCCCCATGTTGAGGAGGACGACGCCGGTGAGAGGGCCTTCGACGGGCACGGGAGGGCCTTTCCCGGAAAGGTCGCTCACACCTTCCGGCCGAGACGGTGGACCGCTTCCACCATCGCGATCGCGTGCTCCGGGTTGGTGGGCGGAAGGATCCCGTGCCCGAGGTTGAAGATGTGGG
It encodes:
- the hemH gene encoding ferrochelatase, coding for MPVEGPLTGVVLLNMGGPDSLNAVRPFLARLFSDKELIRLPAAPITQPLFAWIVSGLRARKVRRYYEEIGGGSPIAAITERQRFALEEALRATGGRFKVYTGMRYWYPLAKHAALEMKEDSVARAIALPLYPHFCSATTGSSFSDLRRWMKWAGCSCPLTEIRSYPEHPKYVAALAETVASALRDADRDGIFLLFSAHGVPQALVDGGDPYPSETERTVAAVMRSFPGLPHGISYQSKVGPMAWLPPDTIDEVTRLAREGVKTLVVVPVSFVSEHIETLHELDVRLAAHARQAGIQSFLRAPALNDAPGFIAALKDLVLGAV